Part of the Bacteriovorax stolpii genome, ATCCCGCGTGTTTTTGCCGCTAAAATTTTAGAGGCAGGCCCAGGCTCTCCTCTTTGGAATGAATTTCTTCCCCACATTGATGAAAATAAAGACGACGGACGCCTTGATCCTATTGGAGACAAGGTTCACGCAAAAAATAATCAACTCATTCACCGCTATGAAAACCGTGTCCTTTTTACACCGACAACGGTGTGCCCGGTTTTATGCCGTTATTGCTTTAGAAAAAACGAATTGTCGGCCAAAGATGAAATATTCGATCAAAAATTTCAGGAAGCGCTTTCTTATTTAAAAGCAAACTCTGAAGTGAATGAAGTGATTTTTACTGGTGGTGATCCCTTTATTTTAAGCAATGAAAAGCTGGCCACCTACATCCAGGAATTCTCTGAAATCGAAACAGTAAAATACCTCCGCTTTCACACCAGAACTCCCGTGATTCTACCTTCGAGAATCGAAGAAGGATTAATTGCCATTCTTCAAAGCTCTGCTCACTTATTTAAGCGCTCAATGGTTATGATCCACGTCAATCATGTGAGTGAATTAACTGATGATGTGAGAGAAGCGATTCTTCTTTTAAATGAAAATAATATTGAAGTGTTTTCTCAGAGTGTGCTGCTTA contains:
- a CDS encoding KamA family radical SAM protein → MSWTHEFKEALKNNQDLKDFFGCDFPQVNYPVFIPRVFAAKILEAGPGSPLWNEFLPHIDENKDDGRLDPIGDKVHAKNNQLIHRYENRVLFTPTTVCPVLCRYCFRKNELSAKDEIFDQKFQEALSYLKANSEVNEVIFTGGDPFILSNEKLATYIQEFSEIETVKYLRFHTRTPVILPSRIEEGLIAILQSSAHLFKRSMVMIHVNHVSELTDDVREAILLLNENNIEVFSQSVLLKGVNDSTEALYDLFTALADIKVKPYYLHHSDEARGAMNFYVPLEEGRKIFAPLHNRLPGWALPQYIIDIPGGHGKTPAFNPESFEFSGNLITKNGEKVKII